In the Cydia fagiglandana chromosome 14, ilCydFagi1.1, whole genome shotgun sequence genome, one interval contains:
- the LOC134670818 gene encoding probable cytochrome P450 49a1 produces the protein MRSQIRVAQWPVKSYCRQVTTSARHRQAAEGPLDSAKQPLRSCPVQGHRARSTHAALDTSVFETVTPSSIRPWEEVPGPKPLPLVGNTWRFAPYIGNYSVEHVDKVCLSLREQYGKCVKMAGLLGRPDMLFVFDAGEVERVFRSEDGAPHRPSMPSLNYYKHVLRKDFFGAEENCAGVIAVHGDSWSAFRTKVSRVALSTSAAAQYTVAVSEVADSFINRLREIRKEDNETSEDFLNEVHKWSLESLGLIALDTRLGCFHAPSGSESQRIIDAVNTFFLCVGQLELKAPWWRLWNTRMFKQYVNALDTILSVTLSHVERALEESKACSNKSLLQDLVAAAGTRVAAVAALDMFLVGIDTTSNAVASTLYQLSLRPHVQEKIYNEVSQALQGRDLRPGDINQMPYLKACVKEVLRMYPVVIGNGRQLTKDTVICGYNIPKGTQVIFQHYVMGNSEENFTNAAEFRPERWLKRSPLDKHSAFASLPFGFGRRMCLGRRFAELEIHTVICKMVQAFKMEYHHEPLDYHIHPMYTPNGPIRIKLIDRETI, from the exons ATGAGGAGTCAGATACGCGTAGCACAGTGGCCTGTCAAGAGCTACTGTCGGCAGGTCACCACCAGCGCTAGGCACCGCCAAGCGGCAGAAGGGCCTCTGGACA GTGCCAAACAACCACTCCGCTCATGCCCAGTCCAAGGCCACCGTGCCCGCTCCACTCACGCCGCCTTGGATACTTCAGTATTCGAAACGGTGACCCCTTCGTCCATCAGACCCTGGGAGGAGGTTCCTGGACCTAAACCTCTGCCGCTGGTGGGGAATACTTGGAGATTTGCGCCATATATTG GTAACTATTCAGTGGAACACGTGGACAAAGTGTGCCTCTCTCTCCGAGAGCAGTACGGGAAGTGCGTCAAGATGGCAGGTCTTCTCGGCCGTCCGGATATGCTGTTCGTTTTTGACGCGGGGGAAGTGGAAAGGGTGTTTAGATCTGAAGACGGGGCTCCTCACAG ACCATCAATGCCTTCGTTGAATTACTACAAGCACGTTTTGAGAAAAGACTTCTTTGGCGCCGAAGAAAATTGCGCAGGAGTCATTGCCGT GCACGGCGATTCATGGTCCGCGTTCCGTACGAAGGTCTCCCGTGTTGCACTGAGCACCAGTGCTGCCGCACAGTATACGGTGGCCGTTAGTGAAGTTGCGGACTCCTTTATAAACCG ATTGCGCGAAATCAGAAAAGAGGACAATGAAACGTCAGAGGACTTTTTAAATGAAGTTCACAAGTGGTCGTTAGAGT CGCTCGGCCTAATAGCCCTGGACACTCGCCTAGGCTGCTTCCACGCGCCCTCCGGCTCAGAAAGCCAACGCATCATCGACGCTGTCAACACATTCTTCCTCTGCGTTGGACAATTAGAACTCAAGGCGCCCTGGTGGCGATTATGGAACACTCGCATGTTCAAGCAATACGTTAACGCTCTTGATACTATCCTCAG TGTAACTCTAAGCCACGTGGAGAGAGCGCTGGAGGAGAGCAAGGCCTGTTCAAACAAGTCTCTGCTGCAGGACTTGGTGGCTGCCGCCGGCACCAGGGTGGCTGCTGTGGCAGCCTTGGACATGTTCCTAGTGGGGATAGATAcg ACCTCAAACGCCGTGGCCTCAACTCTCTACCAACTGTCGCTCAGGCCGCATGTACAAGAGAAAATCTACAATGAGGTCTCACAAGCGCTGCAGGGAAGGGACCTGAGGCCTGGAGACATCAATCAGATGCCGTACCTTAAAGCATGCGTTAAGGAAGTATTACG AATGTATCCAGTAGTCATCGGGAACGGTCGACAACTGACTAAAGACACAGTTATCTGCGGGTACAATATTCCTAAAGGG ACTCAAGTGATCTTCCAACACTACGTAATGGGCAACAGCGAGGAGAACTTCACCAACGCCGCTGAGTTCCGCCCCGAGCGCTGGCTCAAGCGTTCCCCGCTGGACAAACACAGCGCCTTCGCGTCGCTGCCGTTCGGCTTCGGCCGGCGCATGTGTCTCGGCAGGAGGTTCGCCGAACTGGAGATACATACCGTCATTTGTAAG ATGGTGCAGGCGTTCAAAATGGAATACCACCATGAGCCCCTAGACTACCACATACATCCCATGTACACACCGAACGGACCTATTCGGATCAAGCTTATTGACCGTGAAACCATTTAG